The following coding sequences are from one Wenzhouxiangella sp. AB-CW3 window:
- the istA gene encoding IS21 family transposase, whose product MIHKIKALHDQGRGLSVRAISRELGIARNTVRKYLRLNEMAISQAQEDPSRSKRLDEYRDFLIHQLKTYPRLSAIKLARRLREKVGELPASERSLRRYVRALKEQIANGQTRYYEPVVDAVPGVQCQVDPGELRGVMIAGVERVVYFVVFVLACSRLMYVGVRFQPLDTEAFIQLHDEAFRYFGGVPEECVYDQTKLVVIHERYRELTLNQRFHQYATTAGYRIHACEGYDPESKGKVEAGVKYVKQDALYGECFESETALCQHLQGWLEAVANVRKHGATGRQPRAHFEADERAHLRPYIVAQSLLQARPDHETRRADKTGLISWKANQYSVPLRWQRAQVGVCEQEGHLHIHDLESGERIAGHVLCLEKGRTIKNNHHYRDPAQRIADLEAAICQQLPDGQGETLCHLLKVTSPRIYKDQLAGLRDLLNRHGPVDAELLQTLTQQPRLTASTVQRYLEAWQQARDRGRAPDTNTTPDHEDRMPVSALQAYAQVGRSSGQEVTHESA is encoded by the coding sequence GTGATTCACAAAATCAAAGCATTACACGATCAGGGGCGGGGCCTATCGGTCCGGGCGATCAGCCGGGAACTGGGCATTGCCCGTAACACGGTTCGCAAGTACCTGAGACTGAACGAGATGGCGATCAGCCAAGCCCAGGAGGATCCCTCGCGTAGCAAGCGTCTGGACGAGTATCGAGATTTCCTCATCCATCAGCTCAAGACGTATCCCCGGCTGAGCGCCATCAAGCTGGCTCGGCGACTTCGTGAGAAAGTGGGCGAGTTGCCAGCCTCTGAGCGTAGCCTGCGCCGCTACGTGCGAGCGCTCAAGGAGCAAATCGCCAACGGCCAGACTCGTTATTACGAGCCGGTGGTTGACGCCGTACCCGGCGTTCAGTGCCAGGTTGACCCCGGCGAGCTGCGCGGAGTGATGATCGCAGGGGTGGAGCGGGTGGTCTACTTCGTGGTCTTCGTTCTGGCCTGTTCACGGCTGATGTACGTGGGGGTGCGATTCCAGCCTCTGGACACCGAGGCGTTCATCCAGCTTCACGACGAAGCCTTCCGCTACTTTGGTGGTGTGCCTGAGGAGTGTGTATACGATCAGACCAAGCTCGTGGTGATCCACGAGCGGTACCGAGAGCTGACGCTCAATCAACGCTTTCACCAGTACGCCACGACTGCCGGTTACCGGATCCATGCCTGCGAGGGCTATGATCCCGAGAGCAAGGGCAAGGTGGAGGCCGGGGTCAAGTACGTCAAGCAGGACGCCCTTTACGGGGAGTGCTTCGAGAGCGAGACGGCGCTGTGCCAGCACCTGCAAGGCTGGTTGGAGGCCGTGGCCAATGTTCGCAAGCACGGCGCCACCGGTCGCCAGCCGCGGGCCCACTTCGAGGCCGACGAGCGCGCACACCTGCGTCCCTACATTGTGGCGCAAAGCCTGCTTCAGGCTCGCCCTGACCACGAGACCCGCCGGGCCGACAAAACCGGGCTGATCTCGTGGAAAGCCAACCAGTACTCAGTGCCCCTGCGCTGGCAGCGGGCCCAGGTGGGTGTCTGTGAACAGGAGGGTCACCTGCATATCCACGACCTGGAGAGCGGCGAGCGCATTGCTGGGCATGTTCTGTGTCTGGAGAAAGGCCGCACGATCAAGAACAACCACCACTACCGGGATCCGGCCCAGCGCATCGCGGATCTGGAAGCGGCCATCTGCCAACAGCTGCCCGACGGTCAGGGCGAGACGCTGTGCCACCTGCTCAAGGTGACCTCGCCGAGGATCTACAAGGACCAACTGGCAGGCCTGCGTGATCTGCTCAACCGGCATGGACCCGTCGACGCCGAACTGCTGCAGACACTGACTCAGCAGCCCCGGTTGACCGCCAGCACCGTGCAACGCTACCTGGAGGCGTGGCAGCAAGCTCGAGACCGCGGGCGAGCCCCCGATACCAACACAACGCCTGATCATGAGGACCGAATGCCTGTCTCGGCCCTGCAAGCCTATGCTCAGGTTGGCCGCTCCAGTGGCCAGGAGGTGACCCATGAGTCGGCTTGA
- a CDS encoding serine/threonine-protein kinase, translated as MSTRRARPRLTPRRRRLVDRLLDDLLELGEAERRVRLSQLETGHPRIACWVSELVAASDQPGEFLNTLFDRAGQAVRDSQVAQELRLPRGTRLGPWRIVEDAGSGGMGTVYRAERADGVFEMHAAIKLIRVHRRGLDERLKLERELLARLDHRHIARLIDGGATQDDQAYLVMEWVEGNTLPQHLQSDVPSLDARLDLFEQIADAVAHAHQRRVVHGDLKPGNVMVTSSGQARLVDFGVGRLLVDGGVKSEHAVRGLTPAYSAPEQRAGEEASTQSDVWALGRILQWLIDSRTSGKSDRLTAISAATEGIARRSDLAAILERACAESPKDRYAGAVQLLDDVQRYRQRLPVKACPATRTYLATRFVQRHWLGVSFGAAASLLLCLATAGALWQAHQATEERDRAALEAARAFTAEQDSLRLANELQQVVEFKTSLFALVDSSNMGIHLREDILARYRQSSVSEDDHRQLELPEPDQLENMLRVVNFTDLARASLEDNIFSTALESIDVQFADQPLVRARLLQTVATSMRTVGLLEQALEPQKQALAIRREQLGEEHLDTLDSMDHMGLLYGRVGRRDDQRQFYQEALNGYRRLVGDEDARTLNAMSNLGANYNARGELEQAETYFRQALSGQLDALGPAHHQTLITTHGLGYMLSLQGRHEEALPYYEAALSGRRDLYGDEHPDTLTAMNNLGGLLIEMGRPDDALPYYQQALDGRRRLLGNEHRVTLQSINNMGHLLSRLDRLDEARPLILEVLERAQVILGEQHPNTLIYLNNAGRLQLQLGQASQSERLYRQAVEGARSALPKRHWHTASFLAGHAGALHELERFADAEDAWLEAHGIFKEALGDSHERTLSTASDLAELYRSWARKSPDSGYQQKSAEWQARAQDESGGP; from the coding sequence ATGTCCACTCGCCGTGCTCGTCCCCGGCTGACGCCGCGACGCCGACGCCTGGTTGATCGGCTGCTTGACGACCTGCTGGAGCTTGGTGAGGCCGAACGCCGTGTCCGGCTTTCACAACTTGAAACCGGTCACCCCCGTATTGCTTGCTGGGTGAGCGAACTGGTCGCTGCAAGCGACCAGCCGGGCGAGTTTCTGAATACCCTGTTTGATCGTGCCGGTCAGGCTGTTCGTGACTCGCAAGTCGCACAGGAACTTCGACTGCCGCGGGGTACCCGACTGGGCCCCTGGCGAATTGTCGAAGATGCCGGTAGCGGTGGCATGGGCACGGTCTATCGGGCCGAACGTGCTGATGGCGTTTTCGAGATGCACGCGGCCATCAAACTGATCCGTGTGCACCGCCGGGGCCTGGACGAACGGCTGAAGCTTGAACGAGAACTGCTTGCACGGCTCGACCATCGCCACATCGCCCGGCTGATCGACGGTGGCGCCACACAGGATGATCAGGCCTACCTGGTCATGGAGTGGGTCGAAGGGAACACGCTGCCGCAACACCTGCAGTCGGACGTACCGAGCCTGGATGCACGCCTGGACCTGTTCGAGCAGATTGCCGACGCCGTGGCCCATGCCCACCAGCGGCGCGTGGTCCATGGCGATCTCAAACCCGGCAATGTCATGGTCACATCCAGCGGGCAGGCACGGCTGGTTGATTTCGGAGTCGGGCGCCTGCTGGTCGATGGCGGTGTGAAGTCCGAGCATGCAGTCCGTGGACTGACGCCGGCCTATTCGGCACCCGAACAGCGAGCCGGGGAGGAGGCATCAACCCAGTCCGACGTGTGGGCACTCGGCAGGATTCTTCAGTGGCTGATCGACAGTCGGACCTCCGGGAAATCAGACCGACTGACGGCCATCTCCGCCGCGACCGAGGGGATCGCGCGCCGGTCTGATCTTGCAGCCATCCTGGAGCGCGCCTGCGCGGAATCTCCGAAAGACCGCTATGCCGGGGCCGTGCAATTGCTCGACGATGTTCAGCGCTACCGACAGCGGCTTCCAGTCAAGGCCTGCCCGGCCACGCGTACCTACCTGGCCACGCGTTTCGTCCAGCGTCACTGGCTGGGGGTGAGCTTCGGCGCGGCCGCGTCGCTGCTGCTCTGCCTGGCCACCGCCGGCGCGCTCTGGCAGGCGCACCAGGCCACCGAGGAGCGCGATCGGGCCGCCCTGGAGGCGGCCCGGGCCTTCACTGCCGAGCAGGACAGTCTGCGCCTGGCCAATGAATTACAGCAGGTGGTGGAGTTTAAGACCAGCCTGTTCGCGCTGGTCGACAGTTCGAACATGGGCATCCATCTTCGTGAGGATATCCTGGCGAGGTACCGACAATCGTCAGTGTCAGAAGACGATCACAGGCAGCTCGAGTTGCCGGAACCCGACCAGCTTGAAAACATGCTGCGCGTGGTCAATTTCACTGATCTGGCCCGTGCTTCACTGGAAGACAATATTTTTTCCACCGCTCTGGAATCGATCGACGTCCAGTTTGCCGACCAGCCCCTGGTACGTGCCCGACTGCTGCAGACCGTAGCCACCAGCATGCGCACAGTCGGTCTGCTGGAACAGGCGCTTGAGCCGCAAAAGCAGGCCCTGGCCATTCGTCGTGAGCAACTGGGCGAGGAGCATCTTGATACCCTGGATTCCATGGACCACATGGGGCTGCTTTACGGCCGGGTGGGGCGGCGAGATGATCAGCGCCAGTTTTATCAGGAGGCGCTGAACGGCTATCGTCGATTGGTCGGCGACGAGGACGCCCGCACCCTGAACGCCATGAGCAACCTGGGGGCCAACTACAATGCCCGCGGCGAGCTCGAACAGGCCGAGACCTATTTTCGCCAGGCGCTTTCGGGGCAACTGGACGCTCTGGGCCCGGCGCATCATCAGACCCTGATCACCACCCATGGTCTGGGCTACATGCTCAGCCTGCAGGGGCGCCACGAAGAGGCATTGCCATACTACGAGGCCGCACTTTCCGGCCGCCGGGACCTGTACGGCGACGAGCACCCGGACACGCTGACCGCCATGAACAACCTGGGCGGCCTGCTGATCGAGATGGGGCGACCCGACGATGCGTTGCCCTACTACCAGCAGGCGCTGGATGGACGCCGGCGTCTGCTCGGCAACGAACATCGCGTGACCCTGCAGTCGATCAACAACATGGGTCACCTGCTCAGCCGACTGGACCGGCTGGACGAGGCCCGCCCGCTTATTCTGGAGGTGCTGGAGCGCGCCCAGGTCATTCTTGGAGAGCAACACCCCAACACCCTGATTTACCTGAACAACGCCGGTCGCCTTCAACTGCAACTCGGACAGGCCAGCCAATCCGAGCGTCTCTATCGCCAGGCTGTTGAGGGCGCGCGCTCGGCACTTCCAAAAAGACACTGGCATACCGCTTCCTTTCTGGCCGGTCACGCCGGCGCCCTGCATGAGCTGGAGCGCTTCGCCGACGCCGAAGACGCCTGGCTGGAAGCCCACGGCATCTTTAAAGAGGCACTGGGTGACAGCCATGAACGTACTTTGAGCACGGCTAGCGACCTGGCCGAGCTCTATCGTTCCTGGGCCCGCAAGTCCCCGGACAGCGGTTATCAACAAAAGTCGGCAGAGTGGCAGGCCCGCGCTCAGGATGAATCGGGCGGGCCGTAG
- a CDS encoding type II toxin-antitoxin system RelE/ParE family toxin translates to MGHAVNKVTLSRRTSVVGKARERRTGRRQFKRAERSPRRLCDGPSGVTVLAKFYETGSVAGVQPSHAKRLRMLLAALDTAASIQDMDVPGFRLHRLKGMDADRWSIRVSENWRLTYEFRDGQAHVVDYEDYH, encoded by the coding sequence GTGGGCCATGCGGTTAATAAGGTAACACTCAGCCGTCGCACAAGCGTCGTGGGCAAGGCGCGCGAGCGCAGGACTGGCCGTCGCCAATTCAAGCGAGCGGAACGTAGCCCACGGCGCTTGTGCGACGGCCCTTCGGGAGTCACTGTGCTGGCCAAGTTCTACGAAACCGGTTCAGTAGCAGGAGTTCAACCAAGCCATGCCAAACGTCTGCGAATGTTACTGGCAGCCTTGGATACCGCCGCGTCTATCCAAGATATGGATGTGCCAGGGTTCCGGTTGCACCGTCTCAAGGGAATGGACGCTGATCGGTGGTCAATCCGTGTGAGTGAAAATTGGAGGCTGACCTATGAGTTTAGAGATGGACAGGCCCACGTTGTTGACTACGAGGACTATCACTAA
- a CDS encoding DJ-1/PfpI family protein, giving the protein MQVAILLYPGMTTLDAIGPYEVLRFMPECKIRFVSEQPGPIVTDSGVLVLGATHSYEETQTPDVIVVPGSEAHTATAMADRKLISWLKLAHQSSQYTLSVCSGALVLGAAGILEGHPATTHWIAQDKLRAFGARSRPDERIVQSGKVMTAAGVSAGIDLALTLAAEVHGRERAERIQLLMEYDPQPPFDAGHPRKASETVLAKAREEMLARSRNPRNLISVPRILWRRTLDRIRGK; this is encoded by the coding sequence ATGCAGGTTGCCATTTTGCTTTACCCCGGGATGACCACGCTCGATGCGATCGGCCCCTACGAGGTGCTGCGCTTCATGCCGGAGTGTAAAATCAGGTTTGTCAGTGAACAGCCCGGGCCGATTGTCACCGACAGCGGTGTACTGGTGCTCGGTGCCACGCATTCCTACGAAGAAACGCAGACGCCGGACGTGATTGTCGTGCCGGGCTCCGAGGCCCATACGGCAACGGCAATGGCCGACCGGAAACTCATCTCCTGGCTGAAGCTCGCTCATCAAAGCAGCCAGTACACGTTGTCGGTCTGCTCCGGCGCGCTTGTTCTGGGTGCGGCAGGGATACTTGAGGGCCACCCAGCCACTACGCACTGGATCGCCCAGGACAAATTGCGTGCGTTCGGGGCCAGGTCGAGACCCGACGAGCGCATCGTCCAATCCGGCAAGGTGATGACTGCCGCGGGTGTTTCCGCCGGAATCGATCTGGCTCTTACCCTGGCCGCGGAAGTGCACGGGCGAGAACGCGCTGAGAGAATTCAGCTACTCATGGAGTATGATCCGCAGCCACCTTTTGATGCAGGACACCCTCGAAAGGCATCGGAAACCGTTCTTGCCAAAGCGCGTGAAGAAATGCTGGCCCGCTCAAGGAACCCCCGAAACCTGATCTCCGTGCCTCGGATACTGTGGCGGAGAACCCTGGACAGAATCCGCGGAAAGTAA
- a CDS encoding GNAT family N-acetyltransferase, producing MTTAYSTIRPARASDLSQIVAMLSDDPLGAQRERFETPLPSSYHAAFDAIVQDENNELVVAEGEEAAILAVLQITFTPYITHQGGWRATIEGVRVIRDFRGSGVGRDLLSWAINRARERGCQLVQLTTDKQRPEALRFYESLGFVASHEGMKLKLEE from the coding sequence GTGACCACGGCCTACTCCACGATCCGGCCTGCCAGGGCCAGTGATCTTTCTCAGATTGTCGCCATGCTGTCCGACGATCCGCTGGGTGCTCAGCGCGAAAGGTTCGAGACTCCCTTGCCTTCGTCCTACCATGCGGCGTTTGACGCCATTGTGCAGGATGAAAATAATGAACTGGTCGTTGCAGAGGGAGAGGAAGCTGCAATATTGGCTGTATTGCAAATCACTTTCACGCCCTATATCACACATCAGGGCGGGTGGCGTGCCACCATTGAAGGTGTTCGAGTGATTCGGGATTTTCGAGGCTCTGGCGTGGGCCGTGATCTGTTGTCGTGGGCAATCAATCGGGCGCGGGAACGCGGGTGTCAGCTTGTTCAGCTCACTACTGACAAGCAGCGGCCGGAAGCGTTACGGTTCTACGAGTCTCTTGGCTTTGTTGCCTCGCATGAAGGCATGAAGCTGAAACTTGAAGAATGA
- the istB gene encoding IS21-like element helper ATPase IstB produces the protein MSRLEQTQSQYRSLRLSATAGHLGELLAQAEANELSYLELARQIAEHELAERTRRRIDRHLKQAQLPAHKPLEAFDYRHQTTITKRQVSALLDFGFIDERQNLVFIGPPGVGKTHLAIGIALKAIEAGYKVLFRTALALVEDLELAEMKGELKKRLRQLGKYDVLVIDELGYLPMTRQARYNLFQLINSLYEYRSIILTTNKDFSNWGAFFHDDAVAVPIIDRVIHHSHIFMLGGESYRLKQKTTS, from the coding sequence ATGAGTCGGCTTGAACAGACCCAGTCCCAGTACCGCAGCCTGCGCCTGAGCGCCACCGCCGGGCACCTGGGTGAGCTGCTGGCCCAAGCCGAAGCCAACGAGCTGTCCTATCTGGAGCTTGCCCGGCAGATCGCCGAGCACGAGCTGGCCGAGCGCACCCGCCGCCGCATCGACCGGCACCTGAAACAGGCACAGCTGCCGGCGCACAAGCCGCTAGAAGCGTTCGACTACCGCCACCAGACCACCATCACCAAGCGTCAGGTCAGCGCCCTGCTGGACTTCGGCTTCATCGATGAGCGCCAAAACCTGGTGTTCATCGGTCCGCCCGGGGTGGGCAAAACGCACTTGGCCATCGGCATTGCTCTGAAGGCCATTGAAGCCGGCTACAAGGTGCTGTTCCGCACGGCACTGGCGCTGGTCGAAGACCTGGAGCTGGCCGAGATGAAAGGTGAACTGAAAAAACGGCTGAGACAGTTGGGTAAGTACGATGTGCTGGTGATCGATGAGCTGGGCTACCTGCCCATGACCCGGCAAGCCCGCTACAACCTGTTCCAGCTGATCAATAGCCTGTATGAGTACCGCTCAATCATCCTGACCACCAACAAGGACTTCAGCAACTGGGGAGCCTTCTTCCACGATGACGCCGTGGCGGTACCGATCATTGACCGCGTCATCCACCACTCACACATCTTCATGCTGGGAGGAGAGAGCTATCGCTTGAAACAGAAAACCACGAGCTAG
- a CDS encoding ECF-type sigma factor: MSDVSYQPPNLSEVTQLLDEIRSSPELFDRLMPLVYDDMKRIGRAQRRRLGPSDTLQTTALVHEAFLKLRQNASERIDSNLHLQRLVACVMRQLIFDYARKQLTIKRGGDQVRATWNENEHALPPEDLNRIMAVEKAVDEMAASDPRMAECLTSNLFGGSSVTEIGEMLGVSSRTVVRDLRRARAWLQVELAHLESAD, encoded by the coding sequence ATGTCCGACGTTTCTTATCAGCCACCGAATCTGTCAGAAGTCACCCAACTGCTTGACGAGATCCGGAGCTCGCCGGAGTTGTTCGACCGGCTGATGCCGCTGGTCTACGATGACATGAAGCGCATCGGCCGAGCACAACGCCGGCGCCTGGGCCCCAGCGATACCCTGCAGACCACTGCGCTGGTGCACGAAGCCTTCCTCAAGCTCCGCCAGAACGCAAGCGAACGCATCGACAGCAACCTCCATCTTCAGCGCCTGGTCGCCTGCGTCATGCGTCAACTCATCTTCGACTACGCGCGCAAGCAACTGACCATCAAGCGTGGCGGCGATCAGGTCCGTGCCACCTGGAACGAGAATGAGCACGCACTGCCGCCCGAAGACCTGAACCGAATCATGGCCGTCGAAAAAGCCGTCGATGAGATGGCCGCAAGCGACCCGCGCATGGCCGAATGCCTGACCTCCAACCTGTTCGGGGGATCCAGCGTGACGGAAATCGGTGAAATGCTCGGCGTATCCAGCCGCACCGTCGTGCGCGACCTGCGCCGCGCCCGCGCCTGGCTGCAGGTGGAACTGGCGCATCTTGAGTCGGCCGATTGA
- a CDS encoding HigA family addiction module antitoxin has translation MSMHNPPHPGEFIREVYLEPHSMTGRQLASKLCVSPSTLNRILQERSGISPEMALRLSKALGRSPESWLLMQDNYELWHARQTVDLESVEKVEFRAA, from the coding sequence ATGTCTATGCATAATCCCCCTCATCCCGGAGAATTCATCCGTGAGGTTTACCTAGAGCCTCATTCAATGACCGGACGTCAGCTGGCTTCGAAGCTGTGTGTTTCGCCGTCCACTTTGAATCGTATCTTGCAGGAACGAAGTGGAATTAGTCCGGAAATGGCGCTTCGCCTATCCAAAGCTCTTGGTCGTTCGCCGGAAAGCTGGTTGCTGATGCAAGACAACTACGAGCTCTGGCATGCTCGACAAACTGTAGATCTAGAATCTGTCGAAAAAGTTGAGTTCCGTGCAGCCTAA
- a CDS encoding right-handed parallel beta-helix repeat-containing protein codes for MKTGSRSFWIAPWLGVLLSFLTLPALAGSSVLTINSLGDDGADNPGDGVCATGNPFGPGGFLNECTLRAALEEANAVPGLFRIEISDDISVNAQDFSQIDINSGLPAITDRIILDGTTHPSWDPDSDNLQPRLAVNWDGGSDTPFSGIRLNAGSAGSTIRAIAITRFTASGIRIAGGSGFTIEKCIIGGIWRPSIIEWAGNDRHGIDLNGGSSAVNPSIIINNIIFDNGQHGIRVRNGFESGLIANNIIGLRPPPGDGSAGFNTDHGNGGDGIRIESDAGEGNWIGRLFSTPGNTLSANGGDGIRLAGNNQTIVGNDIGIPVNGQVHPNEELGNYGNGGSGILVTGDANVIGGTDDAVNTIGNSGSGVGIRVGNVATPATDNAIQGNWIGVDQQSRDISQLLGVRFEHGSGNVLSGARVFLNTVGVEFRSPGNQAVSNEIRYSSYGVWFRTGGQLGSSNDQIKRNTIGNNAQGVMVAVDQPDPQGIDILNNYIGTDSQGNDLGNESGIVITGGGRVQIGQPEGRNVIGHNSEHGIFIVNTVSGALQADFRIESNLVGIFSDSAPIPNGVGIRIGADDLETSGVRIGAPVTFPPHMTPIWPAQGNIIAYNSGDGIDLSPADGSAVQIENSIRGNRFILNQGQAINLGPGGNEVDVGAGGSEEGPNRLQNFPTFDVNQTYYSAGTEAIHFRYGIATNPANATYPLIVDFHLSADPDAEGAIYLGSDVYDVGDWGQMVTGQIPHDIQYEGYLTAKVTDSAGNTSQFSTTIIPITHPEDLPDELFHDRFE; via the coding sequence GTGAAAACAGGATCACGAAGTTTCTGGATAGCACCCTGGCTGGGGGTCCTGCTGTCCTTCCTGACGCTGCCCGCACTGGCGGGTAGTTCGGTATTGACCATCAACTCGCTGGGCGACGACGGCGCGGACAACCCCGGAGACGGCGTCTGCGCCACCGGCAATCCATTCGGGCCGGGGGGATTCCTGAATGAATGCACGTTGCGCGCAGCACTGGAAGAAGCCAATGCGGTCCCGGGGCTCTTTCGAATCGAGATCTCCGACGATATTTCCGTCAACGCGCAGGACTTTTCTCAGATCGATATCAACAGCGGCCTGCCGGCGATCACGGATAGGATCATCCTCGATGGCACCACCCACCCGAGCTGGGATCCGGACTCGGACAACCTGCAGCCCCGGCTTGCCGTCAACTGGGATGGCGGCAGTGACACCCCGTTCAGTGGTATCCGCCTCAATGCCGGATCGGCCGGATCCACCATCAGGGCCATTGCGATCACCCGATTCACCGCCAGCGGCATTCGCATCGCCGGCGGAAGCGGCTTCACCATTGAAAAGTGCATCATTGGCGGCATCTGGCGACCAAGTATCATCGAATGGGCCGGCAATGATCGCCATGGTATTGATCTCAATGGCGGCTCAAGTGCGGTCAACCCAAGCATTATCATCAACAACATCATCTTCGACAACGGTCAGCACGGCATTCGGGTCCGCAACGGCTTTGAGTCTGGTCTGATTGCCAACAACATCATCGGTTTGCGCCCGCCACCCGGTGACGGCAGCGCGGGCTTCAATACCGACCACGGCAATGGTGGCGATGGCATCCGGATCGAAAGTGACGCGGGAGAGGGCAACTGGATCGGCCGGCTGTTCTCGACACCTGGAAACACCCTCTCCGCAAATGGAGGGGACGGCATTCGTCTGGCCGGTAACAACCAGACCATTGTGGGCAATGACATCGGCATACCGGTCAACGGCCAGGTCCATCCGAATGAAGAACTCGGCAACTACGGCAACGGTGGTTCAGGCATCCTTGTGACGGGTGATGCCAACGTGATCGGCGGCACCGACGATGCAGTCAATACCATTGGCAATTCGGGAAGCGGGGTGGGCATTCGAGTGGGTAACGTGGCGACCCCGGCGACGGATAACGCGATTCAGGGCAACTGGATCGGTGTCGACCAGCAAAGCCGTGATATCTCACAACTGCTGGGCGTGCGCTTCGAGCACGGGTCGGGCAACGTGCTGTCGGGCGCCCGTGTCTTTCTCAATACCGTCGGGGTCGAGTTTCGATCTCCGGGGAACCAGGCCGTATCGAACGAGATTCGCTACAGCAGTTATGGGGTCTGGTTCCGGACCGGCGGCCAGCTTGGCTCAAGCAATGACCAGATCAAACGCAATACTATCGGCAACAACGCACAAGGGGTCATGGTGGCGGTGGATCAGCCCGACCCTCAGGGCATCGACATCCTCAATAATTACATCGGCACCGATAGCCAGGGCAACGATCTGGGGAACGAATCCGGCATCGTGATCACCGGGGGCGGACGGGTGCAGATCGGTCAGCCTGAAGGGCGTAACGTGATCGGACACAACTCAGAGCACGGGATCTTTATCGTCAACACGGTCAGCGGCGCACTGCAGGCGGATTTTCGTATCGAGTCCAACCTCGTGGGTATCTTCTCAGACTCGGCTCCCATCCCGAACGGAGTCGGGATCCGCATCGGCGCCGATGACCTGGAGACATCAGGAGTGCGAATCGGCGCACCGGTGACCTTTCCACCCCATATGACACCGATTTGGCCGGCCCAGGGCAACATCATTGCCTACAACTCGGGAGATGGCATTGATCTCAGTCCGGCAGATGGTTCGGCGGTACAGATCGAGAACAGCATTCGCGGCAATCGATTTATCCTGAACCAGGGACAGGCTATCAACCTGGGCCCCGGCGGCAATGAGGTCGATGTCGGCGCCGGTGGCAGTGAAGAAGGTCCCAACCGGTTGCAGAATTTTCCGACATTCGATGTGAACCAGACTTACTACAGTGCCGGCACCGAGGCCATCCACTTTCGCTACGGAATCGCCACCAACCCGGCCAACGCCACATACCCGCTGATCGTGGACTTCCACTTGTCAGCGGACCCGGACGCCGAGGGCGCGATCTACCTGGGCAGCGATGTCTACGACGTTGGCGACTGGGGCCAGATGGTTACCGGGCAGATTCCCCATGACATCCAGTACGAAGGTTACCTGACCGCCAAGGTGACTGACTCGGCAGGCAATACCAGCCAGTTCTCGACCACTATCATTCCCATCACTCATCCCGAAGATCTCCCGGACGAACTGTTTCATGATCGCTTCGAATAA